In Rhodamnia argentea isolate NSW1041297 chromosome 1, ASM2092103v1, whole genome shotgun sequence, the genomic window GGGAAGATTTCGAGCCGGAGCTTGCGCGGCTTGTGAGTCTCTCCTGTGCCCTTAAAGAAGCTAAGGAGAAGAAACAGTCTCTTCATCGGCAACTCGAGTCGCTTATTCAGGTACGGTTTCGATGGCGGTGTTGAGGTTGAATGTCCTGTCTTTTGGGGTTTTCCATCGAGCTTTGAGCGATCGGTTTTACTTTCTTTACGATCCGACCTGTACATGTGGCGAATTTAGTTCAATTTTGCTCTCTGCAGCGAACGAGATTTGATCGTCTCAGCTTTGCTAGCGAAATTCGATTCTTTTGTGTTGCGTAAGTGGGGGTGCAATTATAATGTTGGCTAAGAGGTTAAGAATCTCTCAGAGAGCTTACCACTCCGGTCTTTGGACGAGAAATGGTGTGAACTAATTTTTGTACCTGTACAAAGTTTAGATTGAGTTGAAAGAAGGGGTTCGTGGTTGACTTGTAGAGAAATTTATATGGCATCACACCTTCATTGTATTGGCTGTTTTTGAGAGACCTAACTAATTATCTCCACTTGCTTTGTTTGTGTTCATGCCAGTTGTTCCGAGTTAGTGGATCACGGTAGAAATAACTTATGACCTGTTCACAAATTGTCTTATGTGTTGATTCTAGAGTTGAGATTTGATTGAATAGCCCGCGTGCTAGCGGGCGGTAACATATTTGACAGGTTAAAAACGAGTCTTTGAGAAGATTGAATGAGCTTGAGGAAATGCGGGAAAAAGTGGATGGTAGAAAGCTAGTAATGCAGAACTTGTCATTGCGTACGAACGTTGTTGTAGAAGACGctaaaaggaaagaggaagatcTTGCCGCTGAAGTTAGGTCATTGTTAGTTGCAGGCACAGCCCTCTCGGTTGCCCGGAAACGACTGCAGGTGCTACTACTGCTATTTTACTATATTGTCTTGTGCTTAAGTCTTTTATTCAGACTTtctatttaaataaattataggCTTTAATTAGTCTTTATAAATAGTTTTTTAAGCTATCCTGATCCTGTACTTCAAAATATGTAAGAAGTGAATTGTACCATTATTCAAAGCCTCTGCTGGAATACTTTGAAATGCCTGTGATTTCGTTCCAGCATCTTGAGTCAAGAGGTTCCCACACTGCAGTTCTATGCTCTAGCTGACTTTGGTGTGTGGTTCATACCTATTTGGATATTTATCATTTTAGGGGATGGTTTCTGGAATTTctgctttgattttctttttgggttctaAGAACAGTCTGCAGCCTGCAGACATCTTAGGACCAAAAAATACTATGATTCTTCATTCACTTTCAAAGCATCTATTTGTTTGGACTTTATGTATACAATGTGGTCGAAGAGTGCTGCAATCTGTTTTATCTATTTTGTCGCATCTATTTCGGCTCACGCTTTGCTACTTTCTGCATATATTCTGATAAACATTTAGATTGATTCTCTTCTTTCATCCGTTAGACAGGCTTAGTCTAGATTGAGCATTTGTATTATAGTAAGTTGGACTTCTTGTTATTTATCAAAAGAGGAAGGGCatcatgaaaaaatttctaTGCTGGAAATTTCTTGACCATTAGAAAGCAAACACATTGTTTGACTAAACGAGAAAAACAGCTCTTGTGGGTTGTGGTCGATAAATCAGTCTTCCTAGGATTGCCGTCTCATGTTCAGTTGCTCGCATCAGGCGTCATTCATCCTAGTTTAGACAACATACAGAATATCCTCATTTCTTGTTGATTTTTCTCCCTTGGTTTTTCTTATAGCGTACTGCGAGTATATTTCTTTCACCCTGCCAATGTGATCGTCACTATTGCTGCAGGAATCAAATAGGTTACTTGGGCAAAGGGGTTATGGCAAGCTCAAGAATTTGCAAAGGATGCTTAGAATGAGGCAGCAGTATATGGTATCACAAGTTTCGGTGCTTTATCCTGTTAAAATATCTGTTGGACAAGCACAAGATCAAGAACTTGAATCATTTCCAAGCACTACTAGATCAGGTAATAGAAATGAAagttatgattttctttttcactaaTTTGGAGGTCTTTGACTAAAGAAGACCGTGCATTTGACATCGGTTGTCAATTGTGTGATTTGCATTTCTTTGTGAGTTTGTCAATCTCAATAGTGAAAAACTTTCTAGTCAAAGCCAAAATTGTATCCTTAGGATAGTAAGGGACTATGCATTTTCAGGCTAATGATTTTGACTGCTCATGGATTAAGAAGATATGCATAAAGACActatcctttcatttttcttgggAAAAGGATAACTTTGGAATTATGTTTTCTTCTGAGTTCTGATACaatgaatttgcaaaaattttcagatatgTACCATCAAAGAATACTTTGTTTTCATTAGTTTATTTGTTCTTCACCATGCTCACCTCGATGGACATTCAATATTTAGGTAAAATTGTGCAATGGATAAGCTTTTCTGGTCTTAAGAGTTCCACTGTTGCAGTGGCCTTTTCTATTTTCACTTGATGTGCTATTCTGGCCTCACTGAGCAAGATATTTATCTTTAAATCAAACTGGCTCAACCTTTTTATAGCTTATTCTGTCATGGTTTGTTGGGGTATATGGTACTTATTTACACTTTTTTTGTGGGGGAGAATTAAGCAATACTATTGGAATGAAAGTTCACTCCTGTGGGCCATTTAATTTTACAGGTAAACTAGTTGTCTGGTTtgcaaaaaggaacaaaaaagcgACACCATGTTTCCCAATTACTACGTGTAGAGCTTTGGTTTTCTTTGACAACATTAAAGAATGAGTTCTTCACAGTTCGTATTTTACTTCTAACCTGTACAACTATGGATTTAGCTTAATAATTGATCACCAAGGGCTTGCATTTTACTATGTTTTCTTTGGCAATGCTCTCTACTAAGGGCTTGCATTCTTCTTCAGAGAGTTCTACAGGAACATAAGGCATGATAAGGTACTTCGGGCACAGCTTTTCCAGAGAAAAGTAACTGGTGTTTACCATTAAGACCAACAGAGCTATGAAACccactaaaaaaaaactttcttttcTCTGGATTTAATTTAAGATATGACTTGCAATAAGATTTGTGGACTCAATCAAACAAATCCGAGATCATCTTGGTGAAGATCGTGGTCTCAGCAGCAGGTCAATGTGAGCTAGGCCTGTTTTAGCACCGTCATGATCACATATTTGCCCCATTTGTTTTCTAATTAGTTTggattaatttttcttttgactgTGCTATGTATCCACATTTTAGCAAATGTAGGACTCAAATGATCCATGGTGTTTCTTCATTTCTAGACTTGTGTCATTGGTTTCTGATCTTTAGTTGCCTATAGTTTCAGGTAGCTCTGCTGGTTCTAAGCCTGTAAATCTTGAATCCTTGACGATTCTTGGCCTGCAATTGACCATGCTTCCATTTACAAAGATGAGTTTTTTCATGGATAAAAAGGAGGTCCAGAGGTCTGCGACTGCTTTGGCATATGTGGGGCATGTATGTTCCTTCTTCTGGATCAACTGTATATCGGCACCTCTGTATGTGGGTGTGTGCACTGCATGTCAGTGGGTGGTGAAAGAGAGTTGGGATCAGGAGAGTTTGATATCAGACATATCTTTGACAGGAACTTGAATCACACTTTTCCTTTGCGATTCAGTGTTGTTTGTTGGAAGGAAGTAAAATGCAActtaacttgaaattttttgtgtgcTTTAAATGTTAGACTTTGGATTAACTGTTGCCTTGTTTGAATTGCAGGCTGTTTCTCTCATAGCTTCCTACTTAAGAGTTCCTTTGCGTTATCCATTGCATTTGGGTGGATCAAATTCGTATATAATTGATCGTGCCCCTTCTATAGATACAACTCCAGCTGATTCTTCATCAAGTACTAACCTACGTTCTAATATTAAAACCATAGAGTTTCCGCTATTTTTAGAAGGTCAGGATACGACAAGAGCAGCTTATGCTGTATTCCTCTTAAACAAGGTATACTTAATCTGCTCTACCGCTGGACTGCTTATCAGATTAACTGCTGTAAAAGTAGCATATTTATCACACAAGATTTCTGCCATTTACTTGCATCTGCAAAGCTTTTAGCTTGCATCCTTACTGAAGGTACTCTGAAGCTTGATTTCATGCACTACACATTTAAATAATAATGGAATGTGCTGCTGCATCATTATTTGTTAACTTTGTGGGGAGATGCTTGCTCTAAGATGGACTGCTGTTTCATGTCAGCATTTGGCAACTATTTAACATAGCATGTTGTCCCTATTTATCAAGTCCACATCAGGCATACTTTCTTCTATGTTTATCATACaatctaggtggctctttacaTCGATATTGCCCTGGTTCTCTAATGTGTTTGTGCACACATTTTGCATTACAGGCACATGTGATTTTTCATGGATCTTGTAGTAGTGGcatgtcaaaaaatttagatcaGACTGATCGTATACctgcttctctctttcttcttctgcatattttcttttataatctTCTCTTGCTGTAGGATCTAGAGCAGCTATTGAATTTCATCGGTGTTAAGAGCTTAGGACCACGCTATGTATTAGCTAATCTGAAGGAGCTTCTCAGGACTATTTTGTCTGCAGATTTTATTGATACATGATTACGACTTTCCGTGGTCCTCCCTGTAAATGGATTATGTGTGATGGAGGTGCAAATTTTTTCTTGCGCACCTCGCCTTAGtgctttttccttatttttctctttggcTTACAATTGATGAGTGACCCAACGTACGGATTAAGTATGGTCTACTAATCATGGAGCTGTAAGAGGATTGTATAGATTTCTGACTGGTTAATTCTTTTGACcttggaaggttggtatacggAATTGTAACTTcatcaaagaaggaaaagtctTCTAATCAAACGATTCAGTTGTGCCGAGGTAGACTCATTGTTAAGGCTCACAACATTCTGTTCATTGCAACTATTGCTATTTACTGTTTATCATCGTTATACCGAGCTCTGACTGTGCATTCATGGGGTTGTGAGAAATTGCCTTGGTTGTATTTGGTCTGTTAAGCCTTAACAAAGAACTAGAACATAATAGAAAAATGACTACACTCATCTTCTTATGGGTAAGTGGGACTTTTCTTCAGCTCAAACTTGGAAGTGCAGGAGGTACCTCTTCATACTCTCCGGCTACAAGCTTATGTGGCACAACTCTTACAACAAAACCAGACGTGCCAATTCCTGCACGGAGCTCTATGAATGTCTCAAGCGACTTCATCCACATTAGGATCGTCTTCAATCCTACTCTTGACAGCAAACTCAACGCTGCTTAATATTCAAGCCCGCCTCGAGGTGGCGAAGTTTTCCCCTTCACCTCCAAATGGTCCTCCCGACTCTTTTCTAGCCGTAGCTAAACCGTAAGGACAAGCCACCATAACTAGATAGTAGATAGGACAAGTTTCAAAGCAGTATCTTTTCGAGTACTTCCCAAACGAATGGCCTTGAGGTTGCCAAGTACTTAGATCGCTTGTGTAATTTCAATAGACAAAAACATCAATCAAGCAAGACTCCATTCCCATCCTTCTACTTACTCTATTTccacacataaaataaaataaaataaaataaaataaaattgatgaaACTTTCCTTCAAATGTTACTCGTTTTGGCATCATTGACGCACTCCACCGTCAATTAATGGTTCTTAATGTTTTATGTTCTTCTTAATATTTGAATTGGGTGATAGCACCGCTGTTAAAACAGAAGTTacaaccggaccggaccaaagCAACCCGAATCGATAACTTCGTTTGGGATTGGGTTTCATAATTATATTATTAGGTTACCATTTCTACATACAAATTCATTATGTAATCGTATTTTTGTGGGCTAGGATATCATAGAAAAGATCGTAATCCTCATTGATTTCCTTAACTTATGCTCTTAAGAACATGACATAGGGGATTCGGTTCATAAATATGCACTTTCTACACCCTCATTCGAGTGTTATTAGGTTAAACCCATAACCATTTTCGATCCATACTCTAAAATCTTAATCACTCTGGGTTAACTTAGTTCGACTCATCCGTTTACTCGCAGATTAGATCTTCTTCGCAGTATCACATGTTGCTTATTTTATAGATGCCACAGCTCTTTCTTTCCAAAGGGTGTCGAAAGCTCGTCTTTTGTTTGACATCGATAAATACCATACGGCACTAAACTTAAGCTAAAGGTTAACTCCCCCTTTGTTTCCTAACGCAATTGCGAATCGACTCATCATCAACAGCTTCCGATAAAACGGAACAAGAATCATTAGCGATTTGCATAGTATTGTCTGTTCGACTCGGCTTGAGGTCTGTCGGGCTTTTCTATGCAGAGCTCATCGATTTTGGTAGAGAAGGCGTTCCAAATTGAATCGCAGAATCTGTCGAATGTATCACCCACAAGGCGTTAAAAGAAGATATCAATGGACAAGTTTGCACGTTTCTTTCTTTACTCAGCTTTCTAATAGTCATGAAGAATTGCGGATAACGTCTCTGCCTTGGCTGGCTAACCCGAATCGTCAACATCACGTGATTGGACCAATACTAGCAAATCCAAAAGTATATTCTCTTTGTAAatcatacccaaaaaaaaaaaaaaaaagctatgttAAGAGAATTCTCgagttttttattttcgatcTATATAAAGgatttcaaaatatatttatgTAGGAATTGTTCCACATCAATCGTGTAAAGGACTAATGATCAATTTATAAGTGTGATGAAAATTCTTAttctttgagctagcttttgggatgatAAAGATCAAAGACCACCTAACACACTaatatcaaaatttaatttACTAACAATTCTGGATCCAACAATCACACGATACGTAAGAACCTTATTCAAGATCACCTAACACTTTATGAATTCATATTGTCTGAACCCAAATAATTATGCAGTAGATAAGCCTCACAGAAAATCTAATAACTATTTCGAACGTATCCCAccgtgaaaaaggaaaagaaaataatttacgCCAACCGtcttaatttttagtttgtttttttttggtaagttgcattaattaaattaaagtcACAATGTAAAGTCCCGCGGAAACAACCGGACAACTTCCTCGTCCACCTCGTGCCCGAccccgactctctctctctctctctctctctctctctctgcagcaaGCAAGTCTAGACACTCAGGAACCAGTCGCAATGGCGGTAGCTTCTTCTTCGACCTTTCGCGTTTGGCGTTTTCTGGCGAAGTACCCATCTCGTCCACTTCTCTAGTTTTTCAGCACGACCCACAACGGCGAACGCGTGATGCGCTTTCTCACGTGAAaaaccactccctctctctctctctctctctctctccatatccAACCGCTTATTTAACtcctcgccgtcgccgtcgtcgtcgtcgtcgtaaCAGTCCGTCTCTCACGCGCAAGAAATGGCGGCAATGCCGCCGGTGCTGTTCCGGGTCTCGCTCGCCCTGTCTTGCTTCTTGCTCTGCTCCGAGCCCGCGCTCGTCGGAGGAATCCCAACGACTCTCGAGGGGCCGTTCCCGCCGGTGACGGTGCCCCTCGACAAGAGCTTCCGAGGAAACGCCGTCGACTTGCCGGACACCGACCGTCGGGTCCAGAGGACGGTCTCCGGGTTCGAGCCGGAGCAAATCTCCGTCTCCCTTTCCTCCAACTACAACTCCGTCTGGATTTCTTGGATCACGGGTATGTTCGCCTTTGCGGGTGCTTTTCCATTTTTGCCAAATTGGCTCCGACTTCTGATAATATTCgttctttatttttctggtttttcttcATTGGATTGTGATCGAGATAAATGCGAATAGGCCACGGATATGCAAGAGATCGAATGGAGCTTGACTTTTAGACTTGGATGAGACAAATCTGACTTGACCGTGAAATCAGATATTTATGTGACTTTAGTCATGGTTAGTTGGGTGTAGTGTGATTGGTCCTTACAATTCTTAGATAAAGATGATGTCGGTGGGTGGGAGTTGGATTTATCTAGTGGCAATTGTGTATATGTGGATTCGATTGGACTATGAAATCCGACCGTAATTTGGTTAAAGGTTCAGTATGAGATTATGATACGGTAGTTTGGTTGTTTGTCTGGCTCAAGCCGGATCGAAAACCTGGGTATTTGTGATGTTTTTCATGCTAAGGAGCAGCACAATGGCTGTGATTGTTACTCACAAGGTTGTGTCTGCTACCGATGTTTCTCTGAAATGTTTGCAGGAGAGTTCCAGATAGGTGACAACATCGCCCCGTTGGATCCGAACAGTGTGGGGAGTGTTGTTTCTTACAGGGTCTCAAGTTCTGGACGGCGTCGTCAGGCGACCGGTTATTCGCTGATTTACAACCAACTTTATCCCTTCGAAGGTCTCAAAAACTACACTTCTGGCATTATACACCATGTTCGTCTGAAAGGTATTGTACGCATCATTGTTCTTGCGTCAATGAAGTTTTAAAACTATAGTGTCGAAGCAGCAATAGCATATTTGTGAGAAATATCCtgctctgcctttcctttctttttctttttggctggaAGTTGATGTAAGGCTACTGACAAAAATCAATCTGATTAACTATGGTGAAGGACGGAGATTGCTCGCTGCCGAGCTAGTGTGAACTTTTACTTTCACAGCCTGTAACAAAAGCTTTGTTCACTCATCTGCTGTTAGAGCAGTAAAGTTGCATTGTAGTATCTGAACCTTCTCATGTGTAGcttatctatttttttgttacttACATAGgtcataaagaaaaggaaatgctaaataaaaatttctcaaatcatCCTTCATTTGAATCTGTGACCAATGCTTTCCTAGTTGTCCCAACATTTTGGCTCCTTTTTCAGTTAGTCATATGTGAAGCTCCACTTGATTTAGCAGTTCGTTTTCTTCTGTCaaattcttaattttctcaAGCTTGGAAGTACATCTAGAAACGAAATGTGAGGAAAACTCTCTGAAGAAATTTCCGGAATGTCAGATGTTCTTGCAGTTAGTAATCTCAACGTAATTTTCCGAAACTTGTCCGAACATCAGACATATTCTAGCGGCTTAACTTTGGCACTACACTGTCACGGACTTTTGCCATTCCTACTTTTAAGGGATTTTGGTTGCCGATATTTTCCACTCTGATATCACTTACTGACTTTGGTTTATCTTCAGGGTTGAAGCCCAACACATTATACTATTACCAATGTGGAGATCCTTCAATAGCAATGAGCGATATATATTATTTTAGGACTATGCCCGTCGCTGGCCAGAGGAGTTACCCCAGCAGAGTGGCCGTGGTTGGTGACTTGGGTCTTACATACAATACCACTTCGACGGTCGACCACATGCTGAGTAATCATCCTGATCTTGTTCTTATGGTCGGGGATGTGACTTATGCTGACTGGTATCTCACAAATGGAACTGTGACCGATTGCTACTCCTGCTCGTTTCCACAAACTCCTAAGCATGAAACCTACCAGCCACGATGGGATTATTGGGGCAGGTTGACATactacttttttctttctagttGGAAAATAATGAGTCACTTTTATTCAGTCTTGACTAGGACAGCGGAGTCGCTAACTAGTTGGCTGAGATGATTTCTGTTCATTTCGAATCTTATGAAGAGTCGAAATAATATCATATCAGCGATTAGGGTGCCTCATTCTCACTAATCTGAAGTGGAAATAGAGCCAACAATTCTTGATGGGGTTTCAAATGCAATTCATCTGAGAGTGCAGCGAAAGGAATCTCCTACATTCTTGCTAATATTTTGCTCTTGGAGTTCTCTCAAGAGCTCGTGTGGATGCTTTTGAAAAACTGTGAATTTGGCCTCAAGCATTGTGTTCCCGATGAagcatttaattttctttgtatGCTGGCTTTCACAAACTCATTGGAGTCTCatataatctttttctttttcttttttcacttcagGTTTATGCAGCCTCTAGTGTCGAAAGTGCCCATCATGGTTATAGAAGGAAATCATGAGATTGAAGGACAGGCTGAGAATCGAACTTTTGTCGCCTATAGTTCTCGATTTGCATTTCCATCCAAAGAAAGTGGATCATCGTCTACG contains:
- the LOC115731557 gene encoding purple acid phosphatase 15-like is translated as MAAMPPVLFRVSLALSCFLLCSEPALVGGIPTTLEGPFPPVTVPLDKSFRGNAVDLPDTDRRVQRTVSGFEPEQISVSLSSNYNSVWISWITGEFQIGDNIAPLDPNSVGSVVSYRVSSSGRRRQATGYSLIYNQLYPFEGLKNYTSGIIHHVRLKGLKPNTLYYYQCGDPSIAMSDIYYFRTMPVAGQRSYPSRVAVVGDLGLTYNTTSTVDHMLSNHPDLVLMVGDVTYADWYLTNGTVTDCYSCSFPQTPKHETYQPRWDYWGRFMQPLVSKVPIMVIEGNHEIEGQAENRTFVAYSSRFAFPSKESGSSSTFYYSFNAGGIHFLMLGAYISINKSSDQFRWLEKDLSKVDREVTPWLVATWHPPWYSTYTAHYREVECMRVAMEDLLYSYGVDVVFVGHVHAYERSNRVYNYTLDPCGPVHITVGDGGNREDLAITHADEPGNCPDPSTSPYRYMGDFCAFNFTSGPAAGKFCWDRQPEYSAYRESSFGHGIFEVKNETHALWTWHRNQDLYKYAGDVIYIVRQPDKCPIKGKRNI
- the LOC115753275 gene encoding UV radiation resistance-associated gene protein isoform X1 translates to METKPNAAREPKETDPPPKATLIEWEDFEPELARLVSLSCALKEAKEKKQSLHRQLESLIQVKNESLRRLNELEEMREKVDGRKLVMQNLSLRTNVVVEDAKRKEEDLAAEVRSLLVAGTALSVARKRLQESNRLLGQRGYGKLKNLQRMLRMRQQYMVSQVSVLYPVKISVGQAQDQELESFPSTTRSVSGSSAGSKPVNLESLTILGLQLTMLPFTKMSFFMDKKEVQRSATALAYVGHAVSLIASYLRVPLRYPLHLGGSNSYIIDRAPSIDTTPADSSSSTNLRSNIKTIEFPLFLEGQDTTRAAYAVFLLNKDLEQLLNFIGVKSLGPRYVLANLKELLRTILSADFIDT
- the LOC115753275 gene encoding UV radiation resistance-associated gene protein isoform X2, producing METKPNAAREPKETDPPPKATLIEWEDFEPELARLVSLSCALKEAKEKKQSLHRQLESLIQVKNESLRRLNELEEMREKVDGRKLVMQNLSLRTNVVVEDAKRKEEDLAAEVRSLLVAGTALSVARKRLQESNRLLGQRGYGKLKNLQRMLRMRQQYMVSQVSVLYPVKISVGQAQDQELESFPSTTRSGSSAGSKPVNLESLTILGLQLTMLPFTKMSFFMDKKEVQRSATALAYVGHAVSLIASYLRVPLRYPLHLGGSNSYIIDRAPSIDTTPADSSSSTNLRSNIKTIEFPLFLEGQDTTRAAYAVFLLNKDLEQLLNFIGVKSLGPRYVLANLKELLRTILSADFIDT